Genomic DNA from Anthonomus grandis grandis chromosome 2, icAntGran1.3, whole genome shotgun sequence:
ATTAGAATTGCCCAGGTATTGGGCATGTGGATTTTGACTGCGGATAACGTGCTGTCTTACGTGTTCAGGTATTTCTTTGTTTGTGGGATCTGCGTAATGTTCGTGGTTGATACAGCGACAAACAGGTTCGTTGGCGGATTGTTGTTGTGCATACTGTGGCGTAATTCTAACATACAGTGGGGTTTCTGGACGTTTTCTGACACGAAACTCCACTGGAAAAGCTTGATTCATATCCATGAAAACTTTGTTCAAGAACGGCGAGTATACCCACGGGTTTTTCGATTTGGGGTTTGGCACGATGAAAACGTCGAAGTCGTAAGGGCCTTCGTACTCTTCGTTTGAAAGTAGCTTGCTAGCTTTTAGTGGATGAAACTGAGGCGATACGTCGCTAGGGAAATGGAAGTTTTCGGTTAGAGGCATAGTGTTTTCCTCATTTTGTAAAGCGTCCTCGACTTTCGGATAGACGCTTTCGTATCCCTGAGATTGATCCAGTATCTGGAAAATTTGTGGATCTACTCCGTCCAGTAGGACGTCGCGTAAATCCGGGCTTAGGAATCCGGAACTGGGAAAGGAACTTGTGAATTCTTGAGACTCCATGTTGAAAGTGCTATTGCCAAATTATTCTTCAAACGGGATATGAATGCGCAATTTTTCTGGTCAGGTAACAGGacttgcctggaaaaaatattcagttataATATGCCTTTAAACAAGTTGAAtaattaagaaagttattaaattgGTCCTTGTCTCACACTAAGATTTAAAGACATACaagtaattttaactttttaacctTGTCTTTATCTTTGgtttaattatcttaaatttaaatgaattgacagaaccccttaatttgttatccctgatgaCCGAAATACTTTTAGTTACACATTGATTTAGTTGataaaagtattgtaaaaatttattttgaatattttcatagcATTTTAGTCTACTACCATCTATCtgaaaaagaagtttttttagaacatatatattttgtcagtataaataaataaaaatatgcatgTATGTAAGCAATGATATTCTCCAGAGCATATCTTTGCAAGTCTAGCCAAGGTCCAAGAGCCAccaaatttaaagttttgaaaTGTTTCTATATAAGATGAACATTTTACCAGTCATAATTCAAGAATATCCAAATGAATAATGCAGATCATTCCAAGAATGTGCTCATCCTTGAAACATGTGACCAGCTACCTTCCAGGAACTAGTATATAATTGTTCATACTCCCATGAAGAGTTAAGCTCTAACTGATCTTTTAAGAATAAAACTACATAGTTCATTCAACAGCAAACTATATACTTCCTTCAATATTTAGCTACCTGAGACACTGTTATGTTGA
This window encodes:
- the LOC126750533 gene encoding cellular tumor antigen p53, which encodes MESQEFTSSFPSSGFLSPDLRDVLLDGVDPQIFQILDQSQGYESVYPKVEDALQNEENTMPLTENFHFPSDVSPQFHPLKASKLLSNEEYEGPYDFDVFIVPNPKSKNPWVYSPFLNKVFMDMNQAFPVEFRVRKRPETPLYVRITPQYAQQQSANEPVCRCINHEHYADPTNKEIPEHVRQHVIRSQNPHAQYLGNSNENERLSIILPLDKPQVGNETTTELFLFVCKSTCSSPGMNRRAVEVIFTLEDHQSQIVGRKCIKVRICSCPKRDKEKEEKEQMNGTGPPKGKKRKVEHPIQSGKVLPMGEDTNMYTIKLNLTGKQNVLKVLDRAEELYLANAYKLRGSPEEDLMRRNVAEIQAEKRRLM